Proteins encoded together in one Branchiostoma floridae strain S238N-H82 chromosome 18, Bfl_VNyyK, whole genome shotgun sequence window:
- the LOC118406180 gene encoding CMP-N-acetylneuraminate-poly-alpha-2,8-sialyltransferase-like yields the protein MANRRSCVPFLTFGLLLSTVVFILIGMKAWQNRQYVFFYQDVGTGTVSSTERMSSPRTTKMPEVNFNTSEVERIRQWVLKYFDPDKDLTINKSQVHLWQRIRYEATPKEYANITENFFRLIPESSPLLDKHFRSCAVVGNSGILNGSHCGFQIDSADFVFRCNLASIEGYENDVGTKSNFTTMNPSVLPHDYKGYQEDKSLREKFVKRLRLISDQILHIPAFVTVNGRQDVEFTNAMIVEHHLPIKLSYAPRGTTGKMNKLWKNSEFKPKRPSTGTIMFALAASLCDQIHLYGFYPFGKDKYGRRIKYHYYGRVGNLRNHNMTEEYRAFQVLHQRKALVLHTEPCDDHVL from the exons ATGGCGAACAGACGATCGTGTGTTCCGTTCCTAACCTTCGGACTACTCCTATCGACCGTTGTCTTCATTTTGATCGGCATGAAGGCTTGGCAGAACCGtcaatatgttttcttttatcaaGACGTGGGGACAGGGACAGTTTCTTCAACAGAAAG GATGAGCTCACCTAGAACAACCAAGATGCCGGAAGTGAATTTCAATACATCGGAAGTTGAACGGATAAG ACAGTGGGTTTTGAAGTACTTCGATCCAGACAAAGACCTCACCATAAACAAGTCTCAAGTCCATCTTTGGCAACGTATCCGGTACGAAGCTACTCCGAAAGAATACGCCAACATCACAGAGAACTTCTTCCGCCTAATTCCGGAATCCTCGCCTCTTCTGGACAAACACTTCCGGTCCTGTGCAGTCGTGGGGAATTCTGGGATACTCAACGGCAGCCATTGTGGTTTTCAAATCGACTCTGCAGACTTCGTGTTTAGATGTAACCTTGCTTCTATTGAAGGATATGAAAATGATGTAGGGACAAAATCTAACTTTACCACAATGAACCCTTCCGTTCTTCCCCACGATTATAAAGGATACCAAGAAGATAAGAGCTTAAGAGAAAAGTTTGTGAAACGACTGCGTCTCATAAGTGATCAGATTCTTCACATTCCTGCCTTCGTAACAGTGAACGGACGTCAGGACGTGGAGTTTACCAACGCAATGATAGTGGAGCATCATTTGCCAATTAAGCTTTCGTACGCGCCAAGGGGAACTACTGGGAAAATGAACAA GCTTTGGAAGAATTCAGAATTCAAGCCGAAACGACCATCTACGGGCACCATAATGTTCGCGCTGGCAGCTTCTTTGTGCGACCAGATCCACTTGTACGGATTCTACCCGTTTGGAAAGGACAAATACGGACGGAGGATAAAATACCATTACTATGGGAGAGTAGGAAACCTTCGCAACCATAATATGACTGAAGAGTATCGGGCGTTTCAGGTGCTCCACCAGCGGAAGGCATTGGTACTGCACACAGAGCCTTGTGATGACCACGTGCTGTGA
- the LOC118405759 gene encoding uncharacterized protein LOC118405759, which yields MGDSGVGVDDIGPVVMEEGSTFPKLEGVLDNEGDSGNYDDRLDASSQSSDNTVNSSLFTNSDKPQEADGAQEGEEGTETDEKKKKKKKGKKDKKGGKLKGCKGCVLM from the exons ATGGGGGACTCTGGAGTGGGAGTTGATGATATCGGCCCGGTAGTTATGGAGGAGGGATCCACATTTCCCAAACTGGAGGGGGTTCTGGACAACGAGGGGGATTCTGGGAATTATGACGACAGACTGGACGCGAGCAGTCAGAGCTCGGACAACACCGTGAACTCCTCACTCTTCACAAACTCCG ACAAGCCACAAGAAGCAGATGGAGCACAAGAAGGGGAGGAAGGAACAGAAACGgatgagaagaagaagaaaaagaagaaggggAAGAAAGACAAGAAGGGAGGAAAATTGAAAGGATGCAAAG GCTGTGTATTGATGTAA